One Setaria viridis chromosome 3, Setaria_viridis_v4.0, whole genome shotgun sequence DNA window includes the following coding sequences:
- the LOC117849256 gene encoding uncharacterized protein — protein MVVYCNKVRKLEDKFDGLELNHITRRFNEAADELHKPSIHYEELGKVCNAPPVLDSGADPKKVCNTPPVPDSGAGPPDPEVMKIDTDPAEGAEPPLDWRALYLDYLLRKLLPTDKTKARRIARRAKSFGIIDQDFYKRSHTSILQRYIPIEQGKSLLQDIHAGACDHHAAPRTLIGNAFRRGFNWPTAVADATRVVCTYEGCQFFARQAHLPTQPSQKQVRNYLTKNCMNDADGVPYVGVLGALRIDDISQLGEVVFKACPEWSAKSETDATLQA, from the exons ATGGTGGTGTACTGCAACAAAGTCcgcaagctcgaggacaagttcgacggactGGAACTCAACCACATCACGAGACGCTTCAATGAGGCAGCTGACGAGCTG CATAAGCCCTCGATCCACTACGAGGAGTTAGGAAAGGTCTGCAATgcgccacctgtcctggactCGGGAGCTGACCCCAAAAAGGTCTGCAacacgccacctgtcccggactcaGGGGCTGGCCCTCCCGACCCTGAAGTTATGAAGATCGACACGGATCCAGCAGAGGGGGCCGAGCCCCCGCTTGACTGGAGAGCTCTGTACCTCGATTACCTCCTCCGCAAGTTGCTCCCGACAGACAAGACAAAGGCGCGAAGAATTGCccgtcgcgccaaatccttcggcATCATCGACCAGGATTTCTACAAGCGGAGCCATACTAGCATCCTGCAACGCTACATCCCAATCGAGCAGGGAAAGTCGTTactccaggacatccacgccggggcctGCGACCATCACgccgcaccaagaaccctcATCGGGAATGCTTTCCGACGGGGCTTCaactggccgacggcggtagCCGACGCCACCCGCGTGGTGTGCACCTAtgaagggtgccagttcttcgcgCGACAAGCCCATTTGCCCACccag CCATCGCAAAAGCAAGTTCGAAATTACTTAACCAAAAATTGCATGAACGATGCGGACGGTGTCCCATACGTTGGCGTGCTCGGCGCGCTCCGCATCGATGACATCTCTCAGCTGGGCGAGGTCGTCTTCAAGGCCTGTCCAGAATGGTCCGCCAAGTCAGAAACTGATGCAACTCTGCAAGCATGA